The Streptomyces collinus DNA segment GTCATCAGGAACGCATGGTCCCCGTTGATACGTTCCACACTCCACCGAATGATCACGCAGACGTTATCGAAGAGAGATACGTCTTCGCAGCTCAGGGGGTGGGTTCACGGACGGTTCACACCGTCGTGGGCAGTGCTTTCGCGCCATCTTCGGTGACGCGGGTGGCTCCGAAGTAGTCAGGGGTGTCGATCGGGTCGAACCGGATGACGGCGCCGGTCCGGGGCGCGTCGATCATGTACCCGCCTCCGACATAAATGCCGACATGCCGGATGGCTCGGGAATTGGTGAGGTCGTCCGAGAAGAACACCAGGTCGCCGGGGAGCAGTTCGTCCCGCGAGGGGTGCGGACCGGCGTTGTACTGGTCGTTGGCGACGCGCGGCAGCTTGATGCCCACGGTCTCGTAGGCGGCCTGGGTCAGTCCCGAGCAGTCGAAACGTCCGCCCTGCTCAGCGGTGCCGGTACCGCCCCAGAGGTAGGGGGTGCCGAGCTTCTTCTGTGCGTACTCGATCGCGGCGGCTGCCTGCTCGGAGGGGTCGACCCGCCCGACCGGCGCCGCGAAGCTCTCCGAGAGCGTCGTGATCCGCTTCACGTAGTTCCGGGTCTCGCTGTACGGCGGCACGCCCCCGTACTTGATCACCGCGTACGCCCCCGCGTTGTAGGCGGCCAGCATGTTTTCGGTCGGATTCCCGCCAACCTTCTTCACATACGACGCGAGTTCGCAGTCGTAGGAGGCGGCGGAGGGGATCGCGTCCTTCGGATCCCACACGTCACGGTCGCCGTCGCCGTCGCCGTCGATGCCGTGGCTGGCCCACGTTCCGGGGATGAACTGCGCTATGCCCTGTGCGGCCGCGTGGCTCTGGGCCCTCGGGTTGAAGCCGCTCTCCTGGTAGAGCTGCGCGGCGAGCAGGGCCGGGCTGATGGCGGGGCAGAGGTTGCCCCACTTCTGCACGAGGGTCGCGTACGCGGCGGGCACCGAGCCCTTGGCCAGCGATTTCGCCCCGCCTCCCACGCCGTTGACCAGGTTCCCGGCGACGAGGTAGACCCCGACGACCAGCAGCATCACGAAGGCCAGGGCGGAGCTGATGGCGACACTCGCCACGATCCATGCCTTACGCACCGTCAACCGCCCCTCACCACCCAGGAGTCCGTTGGTCAGTGTAGAGGCGGCCGGCACGCCCGGGAATGATCACGGGGAGGAGAGTCGGGGCGGACGGAGGAACGGGCCACAGCACGGGCAGCACGGCGAGAGCACGGCGGATCCGGCCCGGCGCACGGGTTCACGGCCCGTCACGGATCCCCCGCCGCCTGCTCGTACAGCCGCTGCGCCTGCGTGCCGAGGACCACGCTGTAGGAGACGCCCGGGGTCGTCCCGCCCTGGTCGTGCCCGCCGAGGACCCCGACGACCTGCCCGTCCCGGTTCACCCAGGGGCTGCCGCTGGTCCCGCCGCTGAACCCGGGGCACGCGATGCGCTGCTGGGTGCGGCTGTACGCGTGCGGCTCGGCGGTGCAGCCGACGGCCCTCTCGCGCGCGCTGGGATACCCGGTGACGGTCACCGCGGTGGCCCCGGTCGCCGTGCCGGTGACGAACCGGTTCCCGCCGACGGCGTCCTGGACCTCCTCCCCGCCCCGGGGCGCGACCGCGGCGAATCCCACGTCGCTGTCCTCGTCTTGCCCCTCGGCCCACCCGCGGGCCAGGAACCGCCGCCGCACCTTCCACTCCCCGTAGGGCGCCCGTCCGTCCCGGTAGCCCGGCACGAAGACCAGCCCTCCGTCACCGCCCAGACAGTGCGCCGCCGTGACGATCAGATTCCGGTGCGGGGCGTCCACCACGGACGCCGTACAGAAGTGCCGTCCCCCCGCGGCGGGCACGAGCACCCCGACCCGGGCGTCGCGCGCGGTGGCGGTCACCCCGAGCGGCCCGCCCCCGTCGTCGGCGGTGGCGACGGACACGGCGAGGAGGGCGACGAGCATGACGACGACGGCCAGGACGCGCTTCACCGGGGCGACTGTGCCGGACGAAGGTGAGAGGAACGTCAGACGCCTGCCTGCTCGTCCTGCGCGAGCGGGAAGTGTGTGCCCGTCAGTTCCTCCGACACCCGCCACAGCCGCCGGGCCGTCAGCGGATCACCGGCGGCGCGGGAGCGCCCCACCAGGGTCGGGGCCCCGCGCATCTCGCCCAGGCCGTCGGGGCCCACATAGCTCGCGCCCGGAAGATCCTCGGTGGCGGCGTACAGGGTGGGGAGGGCGCCCGCGCGGTCGTCCTGCGCGAAGAACCTGTTGCCGAGGCGCATGAAGGCGCGCAGCACCGGGCTGGCCGCGTGGCTCTGGAGGTTGGTTGCCGCGTACCCGGGGTGTGCGGCCAGGGCGCGGACCGGGGATCCCGACTCCGTGAGGCGGCGCTGGAGTTCCAGGGTGAACAGCAGGTTGGCGAGCTTCGACCGGGCGTAGGCGCGCTGCGGGGTGTAGTTCGCCGCCAGGTCCAGGTCGTCGAAGTCGATCCTCGCGCCGCCCCAGCGGTGGGCGCCCGAGGAGACCGTGACGACGCGGTCGGTGATGTGCGGCAGCAGCAGGTTCGTCAGGGCGAAGTGCCCGAGATGGTTCGTGCCGAACTGCATCTCGAAGCCGTCCTTGGTGCGCTGCCTGGGGAGCATCATCACGCCGGCGTTGTTGACGAGGAGGTGCAGCGGCCCCTGCCAGTCCTCGGCGAAGGACCGCACGGAGGCCAGGTCCGCCAGGTCCAGCCGGCGCACCTCGGTGCTGCCGTGGACGGCCGCCGCCGCGGCCCGCCCGCGCTCGGTGTCCCGTACGGCAAGGACGACGTGCGCCCCCGCCCGGGCGAGCGCGTCGGTCGCGGTGAGGCCGATGCCGCTGTTGGCGCCGGTGACGACGACGGTCCGCCCGCCGAAGTCGGGCAGGCGGTCCGCGCTCCATGTCCCGCCGCTCTGGATGTTCGTCTTCTCAGCCATGACCCGAATGTAGGCGTCGCCAACAATGCTGTCAATGACAACAATGATGGCATCGCCAACATCGGGATACGATGGTGCGCATGCCAGCCAGCCGCCCGGCGGAGAGCCGCCCCTACCACCACGGAGACCTGCGCTCCACCCTGCTCGCCGGCGCGGAACGCACCCTGCGGGAGAAGGGGACCGGCGCGCTGTCGCTGCGCGAGCTGGCCCGGGAGGCGGGCGTCAGCCACGCCGCGCCCGGCCGCCACTTCAAGGACAAGCAGGCCCTGCTCGACGCTCTGGCACTCGTCGGCTACGACCGGCTGGGCCAGGCCCTGTCGGCCGCCGACGACCCCGCCCTCCCGCTGGAGCGGCGGCTCACCGTGCTCGCCCGGGCCTACCTCGCGTTCTCGATCGACAACGCCGAGCTGCTGGAGCTCATGTACGCCCGCAAGCACGAGCCGGACGCCTCCGAGCAGATGGCCGCCGCCGTCGACCGGACGGTGGGCTCCCTGGAGCGGGTCATCGCCGACGCCCAGGAACGCGGCGAGATCGTCGCGGGCGACCCCCAGCACCTGACCCTGCTGACGGGCGCCACCCTCCAGGGCATCGCCTCCTTCGCGGCGGGCGGCATGCTCGCGCCCCAGGCGGCCCTCGACGGCATCGAGGAGTTCGTCCACCTCCTCCTGCACGGCCTCAAGCCCCGCTGATTCCGGCCTCCAGGGTCAAGCCGCCCCCATCGCCCGGCCATCGGCCCGTCAGCGATCAGTAAGCCCCTTGCCTCCTTCAGCAATGCGGAAGTCAGAATTCCGAAACCCGTCTTGTTGTCACGTACCCAACAAGCGATCGTCGTCGCGGGTCGCCGCCCCCGCCGGGAAACGCACCGGCGGTTCCCCCACCCGCAGGCCTCTGCCCACCACTGCCAGGAGGCTGTACCTTGCGCACGACACCCCACAACACCCCCTCCACCCGCCGCAGATGGCGCCGCACGCTCTCCGCCGTCACCGCCACCGCCGCGCTCCTCCTCACCGGCCTCGCCACCGCCGCCCAGGCCCAGGCCGCCGCGGATACGAGCACCTCCAAGGTCACCTGGACCCGTTCCTGCGCCCTGCCACGCCACCAGGGCGAGATGGCCTGCAACGCCCTGCGCGTCACGGGGGGCGTCACCGCCTTCCAGAAGCAGCACGGCATCTCGGCGAAAACCGCCGAAGCCACCTCCCCCTCCGGCTACGGCCCCACCGACCTCCGCAGCGCCTACGGCCTGACCTCCGCCGCCGCGAACAACGGCTCCGGCCGGACCATCGCCATCGTCGACGCCTACGACGACCCGAACGCGGAGTCCGACCTCGCCGCCTACCGCTCGCACTACGGACTGCCCGCCTGCACCACCGCCGACGGCTGCTTCAAAAAGGTGAGCCAGACCGGTTCCACCACCGCCCTCCCCACCGCGGACAGCGGCTGGGCCGGCGAGATCTCCCTCGACCTCGACATGGCGAGCGCGATCTGCCCGAACTGCCACATCACCCTCGTCGAGGCGAAGTCGGCATCCATGGCCAACCTCGGCACCGCCGTCAACGAGGCCGTCGCCCTGGGCGCCAAGTACGTCTCCAACAGCTACGGCGGCGGCGAGTCCTCCTCCGACGCCTCGTACGACTCCGCCTACTTCAACCACCCGGGCGTCGCCATCACCGTCAGCGCGGGCGACGCCGGCTACGGCGCCGAGTACCCGGCGGCGTCGAAGTACGTGACGGCCGTCGGCGGCACCAGCCTCACCGCCTCCTCCACCACCCGCGGCTGGACCGAGAGCGTCTGGCGGACCAGCAGCACCGAGGGCACCGGCTCCGGTTGCTCCGCCTACGACACCAAGCCCACCTGGCAGACCGACACCGGCTGCACCCGGCGCATGATCGCCGACGTCTCGGCCGTCGCCGACCCGGCGACCGGCGTCTCCGTCTACGACACCTACGGCGCCGACGGCCAGGGCTGGGTCACCTACGGCGGCACCAGCGCCTCCGCCCCGATCATCGCGAGCGTCTACGCCCTCGCCGGCACCCCGTCCACCGGCTCCTACCCGGCCAAGTTCCCCTACGCGAACACCTCCGCCCTGAACGACGTGACCAGCGGCAGCAACGGCAGCTGCACCACCAGCTACTTCTGCACCGCCCGGACGGGCTACGACGGTCCGACCGGTCTGGGCACCCCGGAAGGGCTCGGCGCCTTCACCGGCTGACCCCTCCCAGCCGGTGACAGACCGTCACCGGAGAACGCCACCCGGGGCCGTGGGGGCCCGGGGTCGGCCGACGACGAAGGGGCCGCGGCAACCCAGCCGCGGCCCCTTCGCCTTGCCGGGTAGCCTTCACCCCGGGAACACCGGCGCGACCACTCACCCGACCAGCCGTCAGAAACAGCCCACAAAGGTGAGAAAGGCCGCAAGAGGACACAACGACGGAACCACACACCAGGTTCCGCTCCGGCCTCATTGCCCGGCGTGACCAGCCGTGATACACAGAGTGACCATACGATCCTTCGCACACCACCCGTCACCTCCCCTAGGGGCGGGAGCGGAAGGGTGGCAAGGTATTCGTACGAAACCCGCCAATCAATGACGCCAAGTCGACATCCGGCAGCATCATTGTCGGCGAGAATGAGGCCTGACCTCTGCACGACCGCAGAGGGTGCGGAACTACCCAACAGGGGCGGTGACTTACATGCTCTTTGCGGCCGACAAGGGAGACATCAACACCATCATCGGCGGGATCGCTCCGGACTGGGGCCCCTTCGGCAGCCTGGGCAACGAGGCGAAGGTGATGATCGAGGTCGTGATGGCGGTTGCCATCCTGCTCTGCCTCGGCATCGCCATCTGGGGCGCCGCCAAGCAGCGCATCGGAGCGACCGCCCTGCGCGACACCTTCAGCGCGGAGCAGGGCAAGGGCCTCATCATCGCGGGTCTGACGGGAGTCTTCATCATCGGCTCACTCGGCACGCTGTTCACCATCGTGTACGGCATGGCCGTGTAGCCCGGGCACCGACCGCCCGGCCGGGCAGGCCCGGCTCCCCCTCCATCCCACCCGCCCGTCGTGCCCACCGGCTGAGGTTGCGTTTTCCTGATGTCGAGTCACCACACCGCGCCCGCGCGGGAACCAGCACGGCTACCGTCGTACGAGGAGTATGAGAAGTACGACCGGTACGAAGTGTTTCCGCACGACGTCGAGGGGGCGTACGCGGCATGAGTCTCGGTGACGACCACGAGTCCTCCGGTGGCTACGGCGGCACGGGCCAGACCCGCACCCGCCTGCCCGACTCCGGCGACGCCTTCGGCGACCCCCGCCGCCGCTCCTCCCGCAGCCTGGTCACGGTGGTCGGCGTGGTGGTCCTCCTGATCGCAGCGATCGCCTTCGCGAACCGGGGGGACGGCGACACCGAGAGCAGTGGCTCTGGCAGCGACAAGGCAGAGAGCTCGGCGACGGCGCCGACGGGCAAGCAACCCGTGAAGTCGAAGACCGGCGGCATCGCCACCGGCTACGCCCACACCGAGCAGGGCGCCCAGTCCGCAGCCACCAACTACGGCATCGCCCTCGGGTCGGCCGACATGTACAACCTCGAAAAGCGGCACACGATCGTCAACACCGTGTACGCACCCGACGTCGCCGCCACTCAACTGCCCGAGTTCGACCAGGTGTACTCGAAGGAGAGTTTCCTGGAGAAGCTCGGCCTCTCCAAGGACGGTGCCGCGCCGAGCGGCCAGACCTTCGTATCGCGCGTCGTCCCGGTCGGCACCAAGGTCACCTCCTACAACAACAGCACCGCCTCGGTCGCACTCTGGTACACCTCCCTCTTCGGCCTGTCGGGGGAGGGCTCCAAGAACCCCGTGACCGAGAGTTGGTACACCACGACGTACCAGCTGAAGTGGGTCGACGGTGACTGGAAGGTCACCGGCTTCACCCAGAAGGACGGCCCGGTCCCGGTCGGGCGCGACCAAAGAGCCTCCACCGCAGAGGACATGAGCAAGGCCGTCGAGGAGTACGGAGGGTTCACCTATGCCCGGTAGGCATCACGTACTCAAGCTCGGCGCCGCGGTCGCAGCCGTGCAGACAGCCGCGGTCCTGCTGGCCACCCGTGCCTTCGCCGCCCCCACCCCCTCCCCGTCACCCAGCAACAACGCCTGTGACCTGCTCAGGGGCGAGGCCAGGGACATCTGCGAAGGCGACACCGGCAGCGGATCCGGCAGCGGAACCTCCCGGCTCGACCCCACCTCCACCCTCGACCCCCTCTCCTCCCTCGCCAAGGGCTGCGCCGACGCCGCCTCCTGGACCGTCGACAAGCTCAGCGAGGCCGTGAAGGAGACCGCCAACGTCGACTTCACCAACCCCAAGTTCCTCCAGCAGTACGCCGTCGTCTTCGCCGCCTCGACGATCCTCACGCTCCTGCTCTGGCTCCTGGCCGTGGCCAAACGAGCCGTCCGCGGCGTGCCCCTGACCACCGCCCTCTCCGAAGCCATCGGTTTCCTGTGGCTCACGGTGCTGGCCTCCGCCTTCACCCCGCTGATCCTCTACACCGTCGTATCGGCCACCGACGGCATCACCGAGGTCCTCGCGAAAGCCACCGGCGACCAGACCGACGCGTTCTTCGGCACGTTCTCCGAGGCCCTCAAGAAGGGCGAGGACATCGGCGGCGGCCCGATCATGCTGATCGTCGTCTCCCTGGTCAGCATCCTCGCCGCCGGCGTCCTCTGGCTGGAGCTCGTCATCAGGGCCGCCCTGCTCTACGTCGGCGCCCTCCTCGGCACCGTCGTCTACGCCGGCCTCGTCGACAAGAACCTGTGGGGCCACGTCCGCCGCTGGGCCGGCATCATGATCGCGGTCATCCTCATCAAGCCGGTCATCGTCATCGTCCTCGGCCTCGCCGGCGCACTCTCCGCCGACGACGGCCCGAACGCCTTCTCCGCCGTCGTCTCCGGCCTCGCCATCATCCTGCTCGCCATCTTCGCCAGCGCGATGATCTACCGCTTCGTCCCCGGCTTCGGCGACGAGATCGCCGGCTCCCGCAACAACCGCCTCATGCAGGGCGCCGAGAGCAAGGCCGCCGCGGTCATCAGCTCCCCGGCCACCCTCGTCGCGCAGGGCATCAAGACCCACAGCTCCCGCGCCGACAACAACGGCGGCGGCAGCCAGTCCTCCGCCCCCCGCCCCAGCAACCCCGCCTCCGGCGGAGTCGCCGCGCACAGTGCG contains these protein-coding regions:
- a CDS encoding oxidoreductase; the encoded protein is MAEKTNIQSGGTWSADRLPDFGGRTVVVTGANSGIGLTATDALARAGAHVVLAVRDTERGRAAAAAVHGSTEVRRLDLADLASVRSFAEDWQGPLHLLVNNAGVMMLPRQRTKDGFEMQFGTNHLGHFALTNLLLPHITDRVVTVSSGAHRWGGARIDFDDLDLAANYTPQRAYARSKLANLLFTLELQRRLTESGSPVRALAAHPGYAATNLQSHAASPVLRAFMRLGNRFFAQDDRAGALPTLYAATEDLPGASYVGPDGLGEMRGAPTLVGRSRAAGDPLTARRLWRVSEELTGTHFPLAQDEQAGV
- a CDS encoding S53 family peptidase, with the protein product MRTTPHNTPSTRRRWRRTLSAVTATAALLLTGLATAAQAQAAADTSTSKVTWTRSCALPRHQGEMACNALRVTGGVTAFQKQHGISAKTAEATSPSGYGPTDLRSAYGLTSAAANNGSGRTIAIVDAYDDPNAESDLAAYRSHYGLPACTTADGCFKKVSQTGSTTALPTADSGWAGEISLDLDMASAICPNCHITLVEAKSASMANLGTAVNEAVALGAKYVSNSYGGGESSSDASYDSAYFNHPGVAITVSAGDAGYGAEYPAASKYVTAVGGTSLTASSTTRGWTESVWRTSSTEGTGSGCSAYDTKPTWQTDTGCTRRMIADVSAVADPATGVSVYDTYGADGQGWVTYGGTSASAPIIASVYALAGTPSTGSYPAKFPYANTSALNDVTSGSNGSCTTSYFCTARTGYDGPTGLGTPEGLGAFTG
- a CDS encoding trypsin-like serine peptidase translates to MKRVLAVVVMLVALLAVSVATADDGGGPLGVTATARDARVGVLVPAAGGRHFCTASVVDAPHRNLIVTAAHCLGGDGGLVFVPGYRDGRAPYGEWKVRRRFLARGWAEGQDEDSDVGFAAVAPRGGEEVQDAVGGNRFVTGTATGATAVTVTGYPSARERAVGCTAEPHAYSRTQQRIACPGFSGGTSGSPWVNRDGQVVGVLGGHDQGGTTPGVSYSVVLGTQAQRLYEQAAGDP
- a CDS encoding TetR/AcrR family transcriptional regulator yields the protein MVRMPASRPAESRPYHHGDLRSTLLAGAERTLREKGTGALSLRELAREAGVSHAAPGRHFKDKQALLDALALVGYDRLGQALSAADDPALPLERRLTVLARAYLAFSIDNAELLELMYARKHEPDASEQMAAAVDRTVGSLERVIADAQERGEIVAGDPQHLTLLTGATLQGIASFAAGGMLAPQAALDGIEEFVHLLLHGLKPR
- a CDS encoding bifunctional lytic transglycosylase/C40 family peptidase, whose product is MLLVVGVYLVAGNLVNGVGGGAKSLAKGSVPAAYATLVQKWGNLCPAISPALLAAQLYQESGFNPRAQSHAAAQGIAQFIPGTWASHGIDGDGDGDRDVWDPKDAIPSAASYDCELASYVKKVGGNPTENMLAAYNAGAYAVIKYGGVPPYSETRNYVKRITTLSESFAAPVGRVDPSEQAAAAIEYAQKKLGTPYLWGGTGTAEQGGRFDCSGLTQAAYETVGIKLPRVANDQYNAGPHPSRDELLPGDLVFFSDDLTNSRAIRHVGIYVGGGYMIDAPRTGAVIRFDPIDTPDYFGATRVTEDGAKALPTTV